A single region of the Azospirillum brasilense genome encodes:
- a CDS encoding ATP-binding protein: MGDFGGSRCDVEPCPAAGSQSARNAHVPGAPAISLGRAIHAPSHAVDLGEIVFGPYRLLPQARKLYRGDTMVRIGSRAMDLLILLATRAGRTLTSEELMTAVWPGIHVERNTLRVQIAALRKLLGVEPSCLDCIVTVTGRGYAFAVPSVSTTPLRPLSTAPEEHDLSPPQPALPLTRLIGRDALVTEVGRQIGAHRLVTLVGPGGAGKTAVAMRVATLAAGRGEEVVPVDLSPLPDGELLAAAVAGRLGLPGNSLNPTATILRYLSDRRTFLLLDTCEHLVATAARFVEAVLAVAPGVRILATSREALRVAGEQIHPVHGLPSPVAGQVAPADALTFPAVRLFIERAGAASAGLRFGAAEAPILADICRRLDGLPLAIELAAALVPHFGVAGLLQALSDRFALLTSGYRTALPRHQTLLATVEWSYRLLDEAERRVFRCFSVLRGAVAWDDAVAVLSFDAADAALVKGLLQRLASKSLIEVTPDGLGVRCRMLDTNRDFAWAELVANGEQDAAMARHAEHWTMRLENWTPEPADSASQRTGWEAMLANVRSALRWCWSTEEGLPLGVRLTLAAVPLWTNLSLIAETIEAVGHALDAIPSGDPTRRRDVMRLHAALGGALMNIDGAGERVQAAWSTVLVIAEELGDREARLKALWGLWIDRRNQGDARGALTIAQTYARLSSGVDDPLFAILGDRMLGVSHFFVGRFATARGSIERMLARSGTIPRSVQIAAFQFDQSVAARCFEAQILWLQGFPEQARAVSRRNVEDAVSSDHAGSISYALSEAACPIALRNGNLEELDGFAGLLMARTKGAGLAIWHTLGRCYESFLLIGHGRRDIGLRQLAEVLGELRHIRHGPLLTHILGEYAAILIDAGRPVEAERALREAFGRLRRNGEGWCAADLKRVRGELAARNGNPVEARRWFERALAESRRQGALAWELRAATSFARFLRDQGDTAEATTTLSNVLGRYGEGWGTQDLRRARSLYDEVTVCSSIAAIRSG; encoded by the coding sequence ATGGGGGATTTCGGCGGGAGCCGGTGTGACGTGGAACCATGTCCGGCTGCTGGATCACAGTCGGCACGCAACGCGCACGTTCCGGGGGCACCCGCAATTTCGCTGGGTCGCGCCATCCATGCTCCCAGTCACGCCGTTGACCTGGGCGAGATCGTCTTCGGCCCTTATCGGCTGTTGCCGCAGGCTCGCAAGCTCTACCGTGGCGATACGATGGTGCGCATCGGCAGTCGGGCCATGGATCTGCTGATCCTGCTGGCCACACGGGCGGGAAGGACCCTGACCAGCGAAGAACTGATGACCGCCGTCTGGCCCGGCATCCACGTCGAGCGCAACACACTGCGGGTCCAGATTGCCGCACTGCGCAAACTGCTCGGCGTCGAGCCGTCTTGTCTGGACTGCATCGTCACCGTAACGGGGCGCGGTTACGCGTTTGCCGTGCCATCGGTGTCCACCACTCCGCTCCGCCCGCTCTCCACCGCGCCGGAAGAGCATGATCTGTCGCCGCCCCAACCGGCGCTTCCGCTGACGCGGCTGATCGGCCGTGACGCGCTGGTCACCGAGGTCGGACGACAAATCGGCGCTCATCGGCTGGTCACGCTGGTCGGGCCGGGCGGCGCCGGCAAGACGGCAGTGGCAATGCGGGTCGCCACCTTGGCGGCGGGCAGAGGGGAGGAAGTGGTTCCCGTCGATCTGTCGCCGCTGCCGGACGGTGAACTGCTGGCCGCCGCCGTGGCCGGTCGGCTCGGTTTGCCGGGCAATAGCCTGAACCCCACGGCGACGATCCTGCGCTACCTGTCGGACCGGCGCACCTTTCTGCTGCTCGACACCTGCGAACATCTCGTCGCTACGGCGGCGCGCTTCGTCGAGGCGGTTCTGGCGGTGGCACCGGGGGTCCGCATTCTTGCCACCAGCCGTGAGGCGCTGCGTGTTGCGGGGGAACAGATTCATCCGGTGCATGGCCTACCGTCGCCAGTCGCCGGCCAAGTGGCACCGGCCGACGCGCTAACCTTCCCGGCGGTGCGGCTGTTCATCGAACGCGCCGGCGCGGCCTCCGCCGGTTTGCGCTTCGGTGCGGCGGAGGCGCCCATCCTGGCGGACATCTGCCGGCGCTTGGACGGGCTGCCGCTGGCCATCGAACTGGCTGCGGCCCTGGTTCCCCATTTCGGTGTCGCCGGTCTTCTGCAGGCACTTTCCGATCGCTTCGCGCTGCTCACCAGCGGTTACCGCACGGCACTGCCCCGCCACCAGACCTTGTTGGCGACGGTGGAGTGGAGCTATCGCCTGCTTGACGAGGCGGAGCGGAGGGTCTTTCGTTGCTTCAGCGTGCTCCGCGGCGCCGTCGCCTGGGATGACGCGGTTGCCGTCCTTTCCTTCGACGCCGCCGACGCCGCCCTCGTGAAAGGTCTGCTCCAGCGGCTGGCTTCGAAATCGCTGATCGAGGTGACGCCCGACGGGCTTGGCGTCCGCTGTCGCATGCTCGACACCAACCGGGACTTCGCCTGGGCGGAGTTGGTCGCCAACGGCGAACAGGATGCCGCGATGGCACGGCATGCCGAGCATTGGACGATGCGGTTGGAGAACTGGACGCCGGAGCCGGCGGACAGCGCTTCACAACGGACAGGCTGGGAGGCGATGCTCGCCAACGTCCGTTCGGCGTTGCGCTGGTGCTGGTCGACGGAGGAGGGGCTACCGCTTGGCGTGCGCCTTACCCTCGCCGCCGTGCCGCTGTGGACCAACCTGTCGCTGATCGCCGAAACCATCGAGGCCGTCGGACACGCACTCGACGCCATCCCGTCGGGTGATCCCACGCGGCGGCGCGACGTGATGCGGCTTCACGCCGCGCTGGGCGGCGCTCTGATGAACATCGACGGAGCCGGCGAGCGCGTGCAAGCCGCCTGGAGTACGGTGCTGGTCATCGCCGAGGAGCTGGGCGACCGCGAGGCACGGCTGAAGGCGCTGTGGGGGCTGTGGATCGACCGGCGCAATCAGGGTGACGCCCGTGGAGCGCTGACGATCGCCCAAACCTATGCGCGCCTGTCCAGCGGTGTCGACGATCCGCTGTTCGCCATCCTCGGCGATCGGATGCTTGGCGTCTCACACTTCTTTGTCGGACGGTTCGCGACAGCGCGCGGCAGCATCGAACGCATGCTCGCGCGCAGCGGAACCATTCCCCGTTCGGTGCAGATCGCCGCCTTCCAGTTCGACCAGTCGGTCGCCGCCCGCTGCTTCGAGGCGCAAATCCTGTGGCTGCAGGGCTTCCCGGAACAGGCGCGCGCCGTCAGCCGGCGCAACGTCGAGGATGCGGTGTCCAGTGACCATGCCGGCAGCATCAGCTATGCCCTGTCGGAGGCGGCCTGCCCGATCGCTCTGCGCAATGGCAACCTCGAAGAGTTGGATGGCTTCGCTGGCCTTTTGATGGCCCGCACCAAGGGCGCCGGCTTGGCCATCTGGCACACTCTCGGCCGCTGCTACGAGAGCTTCCTCCTGATCGGTCACGGCCGGCGTGACATCGGCCTGCGTCAACTGGCTGAGGTCTTGGGCGAGTTGCGCCACATCCGACATGGACCGCTTCTGACGCATATACTTGGGGAGTATGCGGCGATCCTGATCGACGCCGGCCGCCCTGTTGAGGCCGAGCGGGCCCTGCGCGAGGCCTTCGGCCGCCTGCGCCGGAATGGCGAAGGGTGGTGCGCGGCCGATTTGAAACGGGTGCGTGGTGAACTGGCAGCCCGGAATGGCAACCCGGTGGAGGCGCGGCGCTGGTTTGAACGCGCATTGGCCGAGAGCCGACGGCAGGGCGCCCTTGCCTGGGAATTGCGTGCCGCGACGAGCTTCGCCCGGTTCCTCCGCGATCAAGGTGACACGGCCGAAGCGACCACGACGTTGTCCAACGTGCTCGGGCGGTACGGCGAAGGCTGGGGGACGCAGGATCTACGCCGGGCTCGCTCCCTGTACGACGAGGTAACAGTGTGTTCTTCGATCGCGGCGATTCGATCCGGGTAG
- a CDS encoding (2Fe-2S)-binding protein — MPHTLNVNGMTHTVDVDGDIPLLWVLRDVLGLTGTKFGCGIAMCGACTVHLDGQAVRSCVTTVADASSSTITTIEAVGRTDEGARVQRAWLAEEVVQCGYCQSGQIMAAAALLAVNPQPNDEDINAVMSGNICRCGTYPRIRAAIKRASGVIVSEENL; from the coding sequence ATGCCCCACACCCTTAACGTCAATGGTATGACGCACACGGTCGATGTGGATGGAGACATTCCCCTGTTATGGGTGCTGCGCGACGTTCTCGGTCTGACCGGCACAAAGTTCGGCTGCGGCATCGCCATGTGCGGCGCCTGCACCGTCCATCTCGACGGGCAGGCGGTGCGGTCCTGCGTCACCACCGTTGCGGATGCCTCCTCCTCCACCATCACCACCATCGAGGCGGTCGGCAGGACCGACGAAGGCGCGCGCGTCCAGCGCGCTTGGCTGGCCGAAGAGGTGGTTCAATGCGGCTATTGCCAGTCCGGGCAGATCATGGCGGCGGCGGCCTTGCTGGCCGTCAACCCACAGCCCAACGACGAGGACATCAATGCGGTGATGTCCGGGAACATCTGCCGTTGCGGGACCTACCCGCGCATCCGTGCCGCCATCAAGCGCGCCTCCGGCGTCATCGTCAGCGAGGAGAATCTGTGA
- a CDS encoding xanthine dehydrogenase family protein molybdopterin-binding subunit, with product MAMANRNTLSSPPASPLSRRGFLISAAAVGGSLVIGLRPAEVAAQNEGGTAAEAATVGDATLTPFIRIPPAGAIEVIVPSAEMGQGVYAAIATLIAEELEVPLEQIRAMPAPADPARYAHPLLGDQITGGSVTIRGFWTPMRQAGAAARTMLVAAAARQWGVSADSCKAEAGVVRHPESGRSAPYGTLAAAAAREPLPETVMLKPASAFTLIGKTLPRIDSPEKVNGTARFGLDAHPPGVKFAALAICPTFGGTLKAMDDSAALAVKGVRQVVRLSDAVAVVADHTGSARKGLAALRITWDAGPNGGLTTEELERRADAAMAGEALVAHEAGDVAAAEAAQARGLDTLYRLPILAHSAMEPMNCTVHVRKDSCDVWVGTQVAGRARQAAAAVTGLPVEKVVVHNHLLGGGFGRRLDYDGITLATRVAQQVDGPVQVVWSREEDIRHDSFRYLNLSRLHLTLGPDGLPVSWRHRVVGPAIMARFLPAFFKDGIDLDIVGGAEGPYDIPNKRVEYVRHEAPEGMLTGNWRGVGPTRNAPAIECGIDEAAHLAGQDPVIYRRRLLTGLPRLRAVLDLAAERAGWGTPLEPGRGRGVAVIADFGSFAALVADVQVTPGGTVRIDRMVCAVDCGQVINPVILKQQVESGIVYGLSAVLYGRLTVADGAIVEGNFDDSPVLRINECPRIDVHVVPSTEAPGGVGELGTPPVAPAVMNAIFAATGQRLRNLPIDGSRLRRA from the coding sequence ATGGCCATGGCTAACCGGAACACACTGTCCTCGCCTCCCGCCAGCCCGCTTTCCCGCCGGGGCTTCCTCATCTCCGCCGCCGCTGTGGGGGGCTCCCTGGTGATCGGGCTGCGCCCCGCCGAGGTCGCCGCACAGAATGAAGGTGGAACAGCGGCCGAAGCGGCGACGGTTGGCGATGCCACCCTCACTCCCTTCATCCGCATTCCGCCAGCCGGGGCGATCGAGGTGATCGTGCCATCGGCCGAGATGGGGCAAGGCGTTTATGCTGCGATCGCAACGCTGATCGCCGAAGAGTTGGAGGTGCCGCTGGAGCAGATCCGGGCCATGCCGGCGCCGGCCGACCCAGCGCGCTACGCCCACCCTTTGCTTGGCGACCAGATAACCGGTGGTTCGGTCACCATCCGCGGTTTCTGGACACCCATGCGCCAAGCCGGGGCGGCGGCACGGACGATGCTGGTCGCTGCGGCGGCGCGGCAATGGGGCGTGTCCGCCGACTCCTGCAAGGCCGAAGCCGGGGTCGTGCGCCACCCCGAGAGCGGACGCAGCGCTCCCTACGGCACGCTGGCCGCCGCCGCCGCGCGGGAACCGCTTCCGGAAACCGTGATGCTCAAGCCGGCCTCGGCCTTCACCCTGATCGGCAAAACGCTGCCCCGCATCGACTCGCCGGAAAAGGTGAACGGAACCGCCCGTTTCGGGCTCGACGCCCACCCACCGGGAGTCAAATTCGCGGCTTTGGCCATCTGCCCGACCTTTGGGGGCACGCTGAAGGCGATGGACGACAGTGCGGCGCTCGCCGTCAAGGGGGTCCGGCAGGTGGTCCGACTGAGCGATGCCGTCGCCGTGGTCGCCGACCACACCGGATCGGCCCGCAAGGGGCTGGCGGCGCTGCGCATCACCTGGGATGCCGGGCCGAACGGCGGCCTGACCACCGAGGAATTGGAGCGGCGCGCCGACGCCGCCATGGCGGGAGAGGCTCTGGTCGCCCATGAGGCCGGCGACGTGGCCGCGGCGGAGGCGGCACAGGCCCGCGGCCTTGACACCCTGTACCGGTTGCCCATCCTCGCCCATTCGGCGATGGAGCCGATGAACTGCACCGTGCATGTGCGCAAAGACTCCTGTGACGTCTGGGTTGGGACCCAGGTGGCCGGGCGGGCCCGCCAAGCAGCGGCGGCGGTCACTGGCCTGCCTGTGGAGAAGGTGGTGGTCCACAATCACCTGCTCGGCGGCGGCTTCGGCCGGCGCCTCGATTATGACGGCATCACCCTGGCAACCCGCGTGGCCCAGCAGGTCGACGGGCCCGTGCAGGTGGTGTGGAGCCGTGAGGAGGACATCCGTCACGACTCCTTCCGCTATCTGAACCTCAGTCGGCTGCACCTCACGCTCGGCCCCGACGGGCTGCCGGTGTCGTGGCGCCACCGCGTCGTCGGACCGGCGATCATGGCGCGCTTCTTGCCGGCCTTCTTCAAGGACGGCATCGATCTCGACATCGTTGGCGGCGCCGAGGGACCCTATGATATCCCCAACAAGCGCGTCGAGTACGTCCGTCACGAAGCGCCGGAGGGCATGTTGACCGGCAACTGGCGCGGCGTCGGCCCGACCCGCAACGCCCCAGCCATCGAATGCGGCATCGACGAGGCGGCCCATCTTGCCGGCCAGGACCCTGTGATCTATCGGCGGCGCCTGCTCACCGGCCTACCGCGGTTGCGCGCGGTGCTCGACCTCGCCGCGGAGCGGGCCGGCTGGGGAACGCCACTCGAACCGGGGCGCGGACGCGGCGTGGCGGTAATCGCTGACTTCGGAAGCTTCGCCGCCCTGGTCGCCGACGTTCAGGTGACACCGGGCGGTACCGTCCGGATCGACCGCATGGTCTGCGCCGTCGATTGTGGGCAGGTCATCAATCCGGTGATCCTCAAGCAGCAGGTGGAGAGCGGCATCGTCTACGGCCTGAGCGCGGTGCTCTATGGCCGTCTGACCGTGGCCGACGGCGCCATCGTCGAGGGCAATTTCGATGACTCGCCGGTTCTGCGCATCAACGAGTGCCCCCGGATCGACGTCCATGTCGTGCCGAGCACCGAGGCGCCGGGCGGCGTCGGCGAACTGGGCACGCCGCCCGTAGCCCCGGCGGTGATGAACGCGATCTTCGCGGCGACCGGACAAAGGCTCCGCAATTTGCCGATCGACGGCAGCCGGCTGAGGAGGGCATGA
- a CDS encoding Isoquinoline 1-oxidoreductase subunit, which yields MRRIACLILPAVTVSALALAAAIGAARADTTDLGRGLKSPAEIVPTGDPASRSRALFTEAAKVLTDPRCMNCHPADRQPTQGDAMRPHAPFMQAGESGFGQPGLNCNSCHRTENTTLVGSRIGSVPGATPWLLAPASMAWQGLTLGGICQQLKDPARNGGRSLAQIHTHLAEDHLVAWAWHPGEGRRPAPGTQAAFGALIAAWIETGAECPP from the coding sequence ATGCGACGTATCGCCTGTCTCATCCTTCCCGCCGTGACCGTGAGCGCCCTGGCCCTGGCCGCTGCCATCGGCGCCGCCCGAGCGGATACCACCGATCTCGGGCGCGGCTTGAAAAGCCCCGCCGAGATCGTCCCGACCGGAGATCCCGCGTCCCGCTCGCGCGCGCTCTTCACGGAAGCGGCCAAGGTTCTCACCGATCCCCGCTGCATGAACTGCCACCCGGCCGACCGCCAGCCGACCCAGGGCGATGCGATGCGCCCGCACGCTCCGTTCATGCAGGCCGGGGAGTCCGGGTTCGGTCAGCCCGGATTGAACTGCAACTCCTGCCACCGGACGGAGAACACCACCCTGGTCGGCAGCCGCATCGGCTCCGTTCCTGGCGCCACGCCATGGCTTTTGGCGCCGGCCAGCATGGCGTGGCAGGGGCTGACCCTCGGCGGGATCTGCCAGCAGTTGAAGGACCCGGCCCGCAACGGCGGCCGCAGCCTTGCCCAGATCCACACGCACTTGGCCGAGGATCATCTCGTCGCCTGGGCTTGGCATCCCGGCGAAGGCCGCCGTCCGGCACCAGGCACGCAGGCCGCCTTCGGCGCGTTGATCGCCGCCTGGATCGAGACCGGCGCAGAGTGCCCGCCCTGA
- a CDS encoding FMN-dependent NADH-azoreductase has protein sequence MSTVLVLTSSVLGDASVSNRLVEEVVARLRSQEPDLHVIARDLGRNPPPHLTIDAAVALRGGDPANADQAEARALSDNLVAELKAANTVIIGAPMYNFGIPSTLKSWFDHVLRAGVTFQYSASGAAGLLTEKRAIVIESRGGLYSEGPAQAMDAQEPHLRALLGFMGITDVTFIRAERLALGAEAHEQAIGAARARIVQAV, from the coding sequence ATGTCCACAGTTCTCGTCCTTACCAGCAGCGTCCTTGGCGACGCGTCCGTCTCGAACCGCCTCGTCGAAGAGGTCGTTGCACGTCTACGCTCGCAAGAACCCGATCTTCACGTCATCGCCCGGGATCTTGGCCGCAATCCGCCTCCCCACCTGACCATTGATGCCGCCGTCGCGCTGCGGGGCGGTGATCCGGCCAACGCCGATCAGGCGGAAGCCCGCGCACTTTCGGACAATCTCGTTGCCGAGCTCAAAGCGGCCAATACGGTGATCATCGGTGCGCCGATGTACAACTTCGGCATTCCGTCGACCCTGAAATCATGGTTCGACCATGTGCTGCGCGCCGGCGTCACGTTCCAGTATTCCGCCAGCGGCGCGGCGGGGCTGCTCACGGAAAAGCGGGCAATCGTCATCGAGAGCCGGGGTGGTCTGTACAGTGAGGGCCCGGCGCAGGCGATGGACGCACAGGAGCCGCATCTTCGAGCCTTGCTTGGGTTCATGGGCATCACCGACGTCACATTCATCCGCGCGGAACGGCTGGCTTTGGGGGCGGAAGCTCACGAACAGGCCATCGGTGCCGCGCGGGCGCGGATCGTGCAGGCCGTATAG
- a CDS encoding LysR family transcriptional regulator, with amino-acid sequence MPEFADLKSFVEIVDSGGFNRAAHRLGISKSILSRRMARLEAELGTRLLSRTTRGISPTDAGLEFKARCERILADLEDARDSIAQRGGGMIGRLRLSVPAAFVHHMAPVLADLARLHPRLAMDVSYSDRIADLIGERFDAAVRIGTLRDSSLVARRIAPVRAVLVASPEYIGRHGRPDAPPDLAAHECLIYSGAVQTEWRFRSGKNWLSVRPEGRLRTDSGDAIVQWALAGLGIAAVPLFLVSEFIASGRLEALLLDYDMPEHGLYVLRPPGPHVLGKVRILIDTLVARFGGEHASCVGSPSPQEEGPPRGN; translated from the coding sequence ATGCCAGAGTTCGCGGACCTGAAGAGCTTCGTCGAGATCGTCGACAGCGGCGGCTTCAACCGGGCGGCGCATCGTCTGGGCATTTCAAAGTCGATCCTCAGCCGGCGCATGGCGCGGCTCGAAGCCGAACTCGGCACCCGCCTTCTCAGCCGCACCACGCGCGGCATCAGCCCGACCGATGCCGGTCTCGAATTCAAAGCGCGGTGCGAGCGGATTCTGGCGGACTTGGAGGACGCGCGTGACTCCATCGCCCAACGAGGGGGTGGGATGATCGGGCGGTTGCGCCTTTCCGTGCCCGCGGCTTTCGTCCATCACATGGCTCCAGTCCTGGCGGACTTGGCCCGGCTCCACCCCAGGCTCGCCATGGATGTGTCCTACAGCGACCGGATTGCCGACCTGATTGGCGAGCGTTTCGATGCCGCGGTCCGCATTGGCACGCTGCGCGATTCCAGCCTCGTGGCGCGCCGAATCGCGCCGGTCCGAGCCGTGCTGGTCGCCAGCCCGGAGTATATCGGGCGACACGGCCGACCGGACGCGCCGCCTGACCTTGCCGCCCATGAATGTCTGATCTACAGCGGCGCGGTACAGACGGAGTGGCGGTTCCGCTCCGGTAAAAATTGGCTGTCGGTTCGCCCGGAAGGGCGCCTACGGACCGACAGCGGGGATGCCATCGTGCAGTGGGCGCTTGCGGGGCTTGGGATCGCCGCCGTTCCGTTGTTCCTCGTGTCGGAGTTCATCGCGAGCGGAAGGCTCGAAGCGCTCCTTCTCGATTACGACATGCCAGAACATGGTCTCTACGTTTTGCGACCTCCCGGCCCCCATGTTTTGGGAAAGGTCCGGATATTGATCGATACGCTTGTCGCGCGCTTCGGCGGCGAACACGCCTCATGCGTCGGTTCGCCGTCTCCGCAGGAGGAAGGTCCGCCACGCGGGAATTGA
- a CDS encoding nuclear transport factor 2 family protein, producing MAFGSALSVPAVAAEQTPDSVEVRNRATVTKGFEAWRDGTGSPYDLLDENADWTIVGASLVARTYTGREDFLSNVIRPFGARMASRFVPEIRNLYADGDTVIVHFDAEGTARDGQPYRNSYAWFLTLRNDRIIKATAFFDSIAFNDFWQRVTPTQ from the coding sequence CTGGCGTTCGGAAGCGCCCTTTCGGTTCCGGCGGTTGCGGCGGAGCAGACGCCCGACAGCGTGGAGGTGCGCAATCGGGCGACGGTTACCAAAGGCTTCGAGGCGTGGCGGGACGGTACGGGAAGCCCCTACGACCTGCTTGACGAGAACGCCGACTGGACCATCGTCGGTGCATCCCTGGTTGCACGCACCTACACGGGCCGAGAGGACTTCCTCAGCAACGTGATCCGGCCCTTCGGTGCCCGCATGGCCAGCCGTTTCGTTCCGGAAATCCGGAATCTCTATGCTGACGGCGACACGGTGATCGTGCATTTCGATGCGGAAGGAACGGCCCGCGATGGCCAGCCGTATCGCAACAGTTACGCGTGGTTCCTTACGCTGCGGAACGACCGGATCATCAAAGCGACCGCGTTCTTCGACAGCATCGCGTTCAACGATTTCTGGCAGCGCGTGACGCCGACGCAGTAG
- a CDS encoding response regulator transcription factor translates to MLSEVRVLIAEANPAIASGLRLMLEQWGVGGCEAVSTRTELAAALSEATPDVVLFNIDLMSDLNEIESLLRRHPIGAIGLAAHFLTSDWLMQDKVPILEMPFGLDKLRSAVLSAARGTGKGIVQTGSGEVRRPATASQR, encoded by the coding sequence ATGCTAAGCGAAGTCAGAGTCTTGATTGCCGAGGCCAATCCTGCCATTGCGTCGGGCCTCCGCCTGATGCTTGAGCAGTGGGGTGTGGGAGGGTGCGAAGCGGTTTCCACGCGCACCGAGTTGGCCGCGGCGCTGAGCGAGGCCACACCCGACGTTGTTCTGTTCAACATCGACTTGATGAGCGATTTGAACGAGATCGAAAGCCTGTTGCGTCGGCACCCGATCGGCGCCATCGGCTTGGCGGCACATTTTCTTACGTCAGATTGGCTGATGCAGGACAAGGTGCCGATTCTCGAAATGCCGTTCGGCCTCGACAAGCTGCGGTCGGCAGTTTTGTCGGCAGCACGAGGAACCGGTAAGGGCATCGTTCAGACGGGGAGCGGGGAGGTACGACGGCCGGCAACAGCATCGCAACGATGA
- a CDS encoding LysR family transcriptional regulator: protein MRASELSELAAFVSVAKTRNFRLAGLERGVTASAISHAVTSLEERVGVRLLNRTTRSVSLTDAGDLLNARLAPAFLEIRDAVDSLNQFRDAPFGTVRINVPHSIGRFVLGKVIGPLIRNNPALRLEVIATDRMVDIVNDGFDAGIRLGGTISQDMVGVKLRPRLRLVVVGSPEYFETRPLPQLPQDLRQHTCIQNVYPSGISYPWEFEKDGERVVFEPSGPLALDDNELMIEAVLGGVCLGYVWEGYARPHIEAGRLIQCLDDWCASEDWLYLYYPNRRHVSAAMRALIEAIKA, encoded by the coding sequence ATGCGCGCGTCCGAACTGTCTGAGCTGGCAGCCTTCGTCTCCGTGGCCAAGACACGGAATTTCCGGCTTGCCGGCCTGGAACGCGGAGTCACCGCATCGGCGATCAGCCATGCGGTGACGAGCTTGGAGGAACGCGTCGGGGTCCGCTTGCTGAACCGCACGACGCGCAGCGTGTCGTTGACCGACGCAGGCGATCTCCTGAACGCGCGGCTGGCTCCGGCGTTTCTGGAGATCCGTGATGCCGTAGACAGCCTCAACCAGTTTCGCGATGCTCCCTTCGGAACGGTGCGCATCAACGTGCCGCACTCCATCGGACGATTCGTCCTCGGCAAGGTCATCGGCCCCCTGATCCGGAACAATCCCGCGCTCCGTCTCGAAGTCATTGCGACGGACCGGATGGTGGACATCGTCAACGACGGGTTCGACGCGGGCATCCGGCTGGGCGGAACGATTTCGCAGGACATGGTCGGTGTAAAGCTGCGACCGCGCCTGCGCCTCGTCGTCGTGGGATCACCCGAGTATTTTGAAACTCGTCCCCTCCCGCAGTTGCCGCAGGATCTGCGGCAGCACACCTGCATCCAGAATGTGTACCCGAGCGGCATCTCCTATCCCTGGGAATTTGAAAAGGATGGTGAGCGCGTTGTCTTCGAACCGAGCGGGCCGCTGGCGCTCGACGACAACGAACTGATGATCGAGGCTGTGTTGGGCGGTGTGTGCCTGGGCTATGTCTGGGAAGGCTACGCGCGCCCTCATATTGAGGCGGGTCGATTGATCCAATGTCTGGATGATTGGTGCGCATCGGAGGATTGGCTTTACCTGTACTATCCCAACCGGCGCCATGTATCGGCGGCGATGCGCGCTCTGATCGAGGCGATCAAAGCTTGA
- a CDS encoding PaaI family thioesterase yields the protein MNLDHHNNAFLTMIGLTLSRWEPGMAEFDLVVDHRHTNRQGILQGGVLATMLDAACGYAGLHDGTGVAEGVGEGQAVTLSLMVNYLARVEGGRLRAVGTVTGGGRRIYFANGVVHAGDGSVVATAQGSFKRMAPR from the coding sequence ATGAATCTCGACCATCACAACAATGCATTCCTCACCATGATCGGCCTCACGCTCTCGCGATGGGAGCCGGGCATGGCGGAGTTCGACCTTGTGGTCGATCATCGCCACACCAACCGACAGGGCATCCTGCAAGGAGGAGTTCTTGCGACCATGCTTGATGCCGCCTGCGGCTATGCCGGCCTCCATGACGGGACCGGCGTGGCCGAGGGTGTGGGCGAGGGTCAAGCTGTGACGCTGTCCTTGATGGTGAACTATCTGGCGCGTGTGGAGGGTGGTCGCTTGCGCGCCGTCGGGACGGTCACGGGGGGCGGAAGGCGCATCTATTTCGCAAACGGAGTGGTCCATGCCGGCGACGGTTCGGTCGTTGCGACGGCGCAGGGAAGCTTCAAGCGGATGGCGCCGCGTTGA